GCGGATGATCATGAATCGCGTGGTTAAAACAGCTAAAGAGGTATACACACATACAAATATTTCTAAAAACCCGGTTTCTATCGTATCCCTGGCCTACCGTAAACTGCGCGATCTGAAGATGTGTTCCAGTGATGTCCGCTTGCTGATCATAGGCGCCGGAGAAACCAATCGTAACCTGGCGCAATATCTTAAAAAGCATAAGTATACCAATTTTGCCATATTCAACAGGAGTTTGGCCAATGCCGAAGGCCTCGCTAAGGAGTTGAACGGAACAGCTTATCCGCTTACTGCGCTTGAAAGCTATGACAAAGGTTTCGACGTGATCATTACCTGCACCGGTTCAACTGAACCCATTATTACGAGATCGATATATGAGAAATTGCTTAATGGCGAGAGTGGAAAGAAAATCATTGTAGATCTTGCGGTACCAAACGACACGGCTCCGGATGTGGTTGCTGCTTTCCCAATTCATTATATTGAGGTCGAGTCTCTGAAAGAAGTTGCCCGTAAGAACATACAGGAACGCTATGCAGAACTTGTAAACGCAGAGCATATTATTGAAGAGAATATTAAGGATTTTGAACTTGTGCTTCGTCAGCGCAAAATTGAAATTGCGATGAGTGGTGTGCCAAAGAAGATCAAGGAGATCAGGCAAACTGCCATTAACGGTGTCTTTGCCGATGAGATCAACGGATTAGATGAAAACTCCAGACTGATACTAGAGCGTGTGGTCAACTACATGGAGAAAAAGTATATCAGCGTTCCTATGGTTATGGCAAAAGAGATATTGGTTAAGAATAGCTAAATTACGCCAAAATTAGCATCCAACGTGAAAACATTAATTATCGGTACGAGAGGTAGCGAACTTGCCCTATGGCAGGCAAACTTCATAAAAGATAAACTGGCGGAGATCGGCGCGCCGGCAGAGATCAAGATCATTAAAACGCAAGGCGATAAGATATTAAATCTCAGGCTCGATAAGCTGGAAGGGAAGGGATTCTTTACTAAGGAACTTGAAGAAGAGCTTCTTGCCGGAACCATAGATCTCGCTGTGCATTCTCATAAGGATTTACCCACAGTGCATCCGGCCGGTCTGATCATTGCTGCTGTTCCGGAGCGTGAAGACCCCGCTGAACTTCTTCTTATTCTTAAGGACTGCGTTGATGTTACACAGAAATTGTCGCTAAAAACAGGGGCTATGGTAGGTACCTCCTCCAACCGCCGCAAAGCGCAGTTACTGGCATTGCGTCCGGATCTGAACATTGAGGACTTAAGAGGCAATGTGCCTACCAGGATCGGAAAGCTTCGCGATGAAGATTACGACGCCATCATGCTTGCCAGAGCTGGTGTAAAGCGTTTAAATATAGATCTGTCGGAATTTCATGTTGAAGTTCTGGATACTGCCGAACTTGTTCCTGCGCCTGCACAAGGTGCATTGGCTATTCAGATCAGGGAAAATGACCATGAGTTGTACAATGTACTGCAGCAGTTGCATCATCAGGAGACTGCCGATGAAATTGGTCTTGAGCGAAAAGTACTTAACTTATTTGAAGGCGGATGCCACATGCCGCTCGGCTGCTTTTGTAAGAGGGAAGCCGGTGAGTATGAGGTATGGGTATCTAAGGCAGAAAGCGCCGAACACTTCCCTGACCGGTTGTTCTTTCGCGTAAATAGCTTGGAAGGACTGGCTGAACGCATATTGTCAAAATATTCAGTTGAACGAAGAAGGCCTTCCAAAGTATTTATTTCCAGAGAAATAGGAGAGAATAATTATTTTAGAAGAGCCGTGGAAAAGCACGGGATCGAAATCGAAGGAAGGTCTTTGATCAGGACCTTTCCAATCGTAAATGTGCTTGATCCTTTTTATCTGAAAAACATTGACTGGATATTCTTTAGCAGTAGAAATGCGGTATCCTATTTCTTTAACTTAAAACCGTTGCTGTCCAAAAAAGTACAGTTTGGTGTGGTCGGCCGGGGTTCGGAGGACGAATTGCGTAGACATGGCCATACCGCCGGTTTTGTGGGGGTTGGGGGCGACATCGATGAGATAGCTCGTGATTTCGCGAAACTGGCCGAAAATAAAACAATCCTGTTTCCACGTGCACAGGATTCCCTGTTAAGTATACAAAGTCAGCTAAAGGCAAATACGAAGGTGGTTGATCTGCCGATATATGAAACGGTCGTAGAAGAAGATATAGACCCGACCTCTGCCGAGGTGCTCATTTTTACCAGTCCGAGTAACGTAGACGCTTATTTCGCGGATAATCTGCTGGACCGGGGACAGAAGGTGATTGCTATCGGTAATTCTACGGGCCGGAAACTGGAAGAAATGGGCGTGCGCTATGTGCTGCCATTCGCTCCCGATGAAATTGGCTTGGCCGAGGCGGTGTTCGGCATTGAAATTTAATAAATCAAGTTATGCAACGTCCGAGAAGATTGAGAAAGAACCCTGTTGTGAGGGAGATGGTTGCGGAAACCAGAGTCTCTAAGGATATGTTTATCTATCCTTACTTTGTAGTTCCGGGTAAAGATGTGGTTAGGGAAATAGGCGCGATGCCAGGGGTGAGTCATTTTTCTGAAGACACTTTAATCCGCGATGTAGAAAAAGGCCTGAAACTGGGCATCAATAAAATTATGCTGTTTGGCGTTGGCGATGAAAAAAGTGCCGATGCACACTCGGCTTATCACGACGACTCGTTGGTGCCTTCTGCAGTCAGAGCACTGAAAACTCAATTTGGGGAAGACTTGTATGTGGTGACCGACGTATGTGTTTGCTCGTATACCACGCATGGCCATTGCGGTATTCTGGAAAATGACTACGTACAGAATGACGCGACGGTAGAAGTTATCGCAAAGATGGCTTTAACCCATGCTCAGGCTGGGGCAGATATGCTGGCGCCGTCAGACATGATGGATGGCAGGGTCGCTGCCATGAGAAGTGTGCTGGATGGCGAAGGCTACGTAA
This region of Pedobacter faecalis genomic DNA includes:
- the hemA gene encoding glutamyl-tRNA reductase codes for the protein MEYLKIIAFTHKQIDLKSLGKLVICEQTLDDRLRNIQSELAIKEIFYVGTCNRVEFIFTSSEVIDQNFIRRFLTVLDMGLPDAYMDQFVKNVSVYEQAEAFNHLLRTSCSLESLVVGEKEILAQVRKAYEACRVAGFTGDYMRMIMNRVVKTAKEVYTHTNISKNPVSIVSLAYRKLRDLKMCSSDVRLLIIGAGETNRNLAQYLKKHKYTNFAIFNRSLANAEGLAKELNGTAYPLTALESYDKGFDVIITCTGSTEPIITRSIYEKLLNGESGKKIIVDLAVPNDTAPDVVAAFPIHYIEVESLKEVARKNIQERYAELVNAEHIIEENIKDFELVLRQRKIEIAMSGVPKKIKEIRQTAINGVFADEINGLDENSRLILERVVNYMEKKYISVPMVMAKEILVKNS
- the hemC gene encoding hydroxymethylbilane synthase produces the protein MKTLIIGTRGSELALWQANFIKDKLAEIGAPAEIKIIKTQGDKILNLRLDKLEGKGFFTKELEEELLAGTIDLAVHSHKDLPTVHPAGLIIAAVPEREDPAELLLILKDCVDVTQKLSLKTGAMVGTSSNRRKAQLLALRPDLNIEDLRGNVPTRIGKLRDEDYDAIMLARAGVKRLNIDLSEFHVEVLDTAELVPAPAQGALAIQIRENDHELYNVLQQLHHQETADEIGLERKVLNLFEGGCHMPLGCFCKREAGEYEVWVSKAESAEHFPDRLFFRVNSLEGLAERILSKYSVERRRPSKVFISREIGENNYFRRAVEKHGIEIEGRSLIRTFPIVNVLDPFYLKNIDWIFFSSRNAVSYFFNLKPLLSKKVQFGVVGRGSEDELRRHGHTAGFVGVGGDIDEIARDFAKLAENKTILFPRAQDSLLSIQSQLKANTKVVDLPIYETVVEEDIDPTSAEVLIFTSPSNVDAYFADNLLDRGQKVIAIGNSTGRKLEEMGVRYVLPFAPDEIGLAEAVFGIEI
- the hemB gene encoding porphobilinogen synthase, yielding MQRPRRLRKNPVVREMVAETRVSKDMFIYPYFVVPGKDVVREIGAMPGVSHFSEDTLIRDVEKGLKLGINKIMLFGVGDEKSADAHSAYHDDSLVPSAVRALKTQFGEDLYVVTDVCVCSYTTHGHCGILENDYVQNDATVEVIAKMALTHAQAGADMLAPSDMMDGRVAAMRSVLDGEGYVNTAIMSHATKFASAYYGPFREAADCAPGKGDRKAYQMDFRNGQEAVREAMLDESEGADVLMVKPALAYLDVIHNLKQHTDLPIACYNVSGEYAMVKAAAEKGWIDEQKVVMETMHAFARAGASIITTYHIRDILEKNWM